In Streptomyces puniciscabiei, a single genomic region encodes these proteins:
- a CDS encoding YeeE/YedE family protein codes for MSGYWPWWAGAAGLALITINYTLATDRSFGVSSAWDRVLHWRRERRLERMDEEFTDERALADALAAATAEHFGPSPAAPTVPPSPYGTSQPLATDAEPAVSEDTSATSPGPAPLVTQAALLLSIFFGGLIAALTSGRFRLRFDMGPGFRDVVTADPATMTVLLFVGGVLVGFGTRLAGGCSSGHGLNGCGRLRPVSLVATAVFFGTAVAVSFLLWKVI; via the coding sequence ATGAGTGGCTACTGGCCCTGGTGGGCCGGCGCTGCCGGGCTCGCTCTGATCACCATCAACTACACCCTCGCCACAGACCGGTCTTTCGGGGTGTCGTCCGCGTGGGACCGCGTGTTGCACTGGCGCAGGGAGCGCCGTCTGGAGCGGATGGACGAGGAGTTCACCGACGAGCGTGCTCTGGCCGACGCTCTCGCCGCGGCCACGGCGGAGCACTTCGGCCCGAGCCCCGCCGCGCCCACCGTGCCGCCGTCTCCGTACGGAACGTCACAACCGCTCGCAACGGACGCCGAACCGGCGGTGAGTGAGGACACCTCGGCCACGAGCCCGGGCCCCGCCCCGCTGGTCACCCAGGCTGCCCTGTTGCTCTCCATCTTCTTCGGCGGACTGATCGCCGCGCTCACCTCCGGGCGGTTCCGCCTCCGCTTCGACATGGGTCCGGGATTCCGGGACGTGGTCACCGCGGATCCGGCCACCATGACCGTCCTGCTGTTCGTCGGAGGCGTACTGGTCGGCTTCGGCACCCGGCTGGCCGGTGGGTGCAGCTCCGGCCACGGACTCAACGGCTGCGGCCGTCTGCGCCCGGTCAGCCTGGTCGCGACCGCCGTGTTCTTCGGCACCGCCGTCGCGGTGTCGTTCCTGCTGTGGAAGGTGATCTGA
- a CDS encoding polyphosphate polymerase domain-containing protein — protein MTSSLAAALGLTALRGATLAEVDAAAALQHRTDRKYLLPLDRARELVIRLADSHHVLDLAGRRTTGYFSTYFDTDQLGAWRAHVQGRRRRWKVRTRLYAEDGLCRVEVKTKDGRGATVKHALGTAAEDYGRLDARAAEFVDRVLREADIPVTTAALSPAAEIRYVRAALADLDRGTRVTLDGGLTCHHGDRTAALDPGHVLVETKGGARPAPADRLLLRLGARSVSLSKYVVGRSLLTPGLPDNDVRRLVRAHFTTEASPAPLLERTPAA, from the coding sequence ATGACCTCCTCGCTCGCGGCCGCCCTCGGCCTCACCGCCCTGCGCGGCGCCACGCTCGCCGAGGTCGACGCGGCGGCCGCGCTCCAGCACCGCACGGACCGCAAGTACCTGCTCCCCCTCGACCGCGCCCGCGAGCTCGTCATCCGGCTCGCCGACAGCCACCACGTCCTCGACCTGGCCGGCCGTCGTACGACCGGCTACTTCAGCACCTACTTCGACACCGACCAGCTCGGGGCCTGGCGGGCCCATGTCCAGGGCCGACGCCGGCGCTGGAAGGTCCGCACACGCCTGTACGCGGAAGACGGGCTGTGCCGGGTGGAGGTGAAGACGAAGGACGGCCGGGGGGCCACCGTCAAGCACGCCCTCGGGACCGCCGCCGAGGACTACGGCCGGCTGGATGCCCGCGCCGCCGAGTTCGTGGACCGGGTGCTGCGCGAGGCGGACATCCCGGTCACCACCGCGGCACTCTCCCCCGCCGCGGAGATCCGCTACGTCCGGGCGGCCCTCGCCGACCTGGACCGCGGCACGCGCGTCACCCTCGACGGCGGCCTCACCTGCCACCACGGCGACCGCACCGCCGCCCTCGACCCGGGGCACGTCCTCGTGGAGACCAAGGGCGGCGCCCGGCCCGCCCCCGCCGACCGGCTCCTGCTGCGCCTGGGCGCACGGTCGGTCTCCCTGAGCAAGTACGTCGTCGGCCGGTCCCTGCTCACCCCCGGGCTGCCCGACAACGACGTACGCCGGCTCGTCCGCGCCCACTTCACCACCGAGGCGAGCCCCGCCCCGCTCCTGGAAAGGACCCCCGCCGCATGA
- a CDS encoding response regulator transcription factor, whose amino-acid sequence MHYLVVDDETRLTDLVVRYLTESGHTAEGRYDGPSGLAAARDPRLDAVLLDVMLPGMDGLAVCRTLRDEGVDVPVVLLTARGAISERVAGLDAGADDYVVKPFALEELLARLRAISRRRPDGSGRLKVGDLVLDPEQQRAWRADSELELSRREFDVLRVLMENAGCVVTRLQLLDEVWDGETDLRSNAIDVHVSKVRAKVDRAFGRTTITTLRGRGYRLETAP is encoded by the coding sequence ATGCACTACCTGGTCGTCGACGACGAGACCCGCCTCACCGACCTCGTCGTCCGCTACCTCACCGAGTCCGGGCACACCGCAGAGGGCCGTTACGACGGCCCCTCGGGACTGGCCGCCGCCCGCGACCCCCGGCTGGACGCGGTCCTGCTGGACGTGATGCTGCCGGGGATGGACGGGCTCGCGGTGTGCCGGACACTGCGCGACGAGGGCGTCGACGTGCCCGTCGTCCTCCTCACCGCGCGGGGCGCGATCAGCGAACGGGTCGCCGGTCTGGACGCCGGCGCCGACGACTACGTGGTCAAACCGTTCGCCCTGGAGGAGTTGCTGGCACGGCTGCGGGCGATCTCCCGGCGCCGCCCCGACGGCTCCGGCCGCCTGAAGGTCGGCGACCTGGTCCTCGACCCCGAGCAGCAGCGTGCCTGGCGTGCGGACAGCGAACTCGAGCTGTCCCGGCGGGAGTTCGACGTACTGCGGGTGCTGATGGAGAACGCCGGGTGCGTGGTGACCCGGCTGCAGTTGCTGGACGAGGTGTGGGACGGCGAGACCGACCTGCGCAGCAACGCCATCGACGTGCACGTCTCCAAGGTGCGCGCGAAGGTCGACCGGGCCTTCGGCCGTACGACGATCACGACCCTGCGCGGGCGCGGCTACCGCCTGGAGACCGCCCCGTGA
- a CDS encoding Na+/H+ antiporter, which produces MRSVGTVLALVVLATVVATFARRWRIPAPSLLVVAGLAVALLPGTPEIRISPQIIGLVVLPPLLYASAEDMPWRELRAVWKPVGILAIGLVLASAAAVAAVAALVTPLSWEMAFVLGAVLASTDPVAVTALGRRLALPPRVQVLVQAESLFNDATSLVLVRVAAGIAIASAAASWGAATGEFFLLAGGGTVIGTAVAAVVTLIRRRTEDPVLETVIALVTPYAAYLLAEVAHTSGVTSCVVAGVVLGGRGDRLTNARIRLQLHAVYGTVVFLLESVVFSLIGLALPSQVRALAHGDRSWPLYALAVAATLVAVRLLWLAPLSAVVQREGGVARLNWRVPMVLTWAGTRGVMPLAAALSIPEVAKNGTPLADRPLVLVLTTSVVVVTLVVQGFTLAPVVRASGIALEPAHTAREEAEARSHLAHAGLARLEELAELEVVPEVVLDRLRRGLTARLDDARDRLSRSDGGVPAESADLVYRQLRRDLIAVESGELQRLYDNHAISDTTRRRLQRALDLEEARLSDV; this is translated from the coding sequence ATGCGCAGCGTCGGTACGGTTCTCGCCCTCGTGGTCCTCGCCACGGTGGTCGCCACCTTCGCGCGCCGCTGGCGCATTCCCGCCCCTTCCCTGCTCGTGGTCGCCGGTCTCGCGGTGGCGCTGCTGCCCGGTACCCCCGAGATCCGGATCAGCCCCCAGATCATCGGCCTCGTCGTCCTGCCGCCCCTGCTGTACGCGAGCGCCGAGGACATGCCCTGGCGGGAGCTGCGGGCGGTGTGGAAGCCGGTCGGGATCCTCGCCATCGGCCTGGTGCTCGCCTCCGCGGCGGCCGTCGCGGCCGTGGCCGCCCTGGTCACCCCCCTGTCCTGGGAGATGGCGTTCGTCCTGGGCGCGGTGCTGGCCAGCACCGACCCGGTGGCGGTCACCGCCCTCGGCCGCCGGCTCGCCCTGCCCCCCAGAGTGCAGGTCCTCGTGCAGGCGGAGAGCCTGTTCAACGACGCGACCTCGCTGGTGCTGGTCCGGGTGGCGGCGGGCATCGCCATCGCCTCGGCCGCCGCGAGCTGGGGCGCGGCGACCGGCGAGTTCTTCCTGCTCGCGGGCGGCGGCACGGTGATCGGCACGGCGGTGGCCGCAGTGGTCACCCTGATCCGGCGGCGCACCGAGGACCCGGTCCTGGAGACGGTGATCGCCCTCGTCACCCCGTACGCCGCCTATCTGCTCGCGGAGGTCGCGCACACCTCCGGGGTGACGTCCTGCGTGGTCGCCGGGGTGGTGCTGGGCGGCCGGGGCGACCGGCTGACCAACGCCCGCATACGCCTCCAGCTGCACGCGGTGTACGGCACGGTCGTGTTCCTGCTGGAGAGTGTCGTCTTCAGCCTGATCGGGCTGGCCCTGCCCTCCCAGGTGCGGGCGCTGGCCCACGGTGACCGGTCCTGGCCGCTGTACGCCCTCGCCGTCGCCGCGACCCTCGTCGCCGTACGGCTGCTGTGGCTGGCTCCGCTGTCGGCGGTCGTGCAGCGCGAGGGCGGGGTCGCCCGGCTGAACTGGCGCGTCCCGATGGTGCTGACCTGGGCAGGCACGCGCGGTGTGATGCCGCTGGCCGCCGCGCTGTCCATCCCCGAGGTCGCGAAGAACGGCACGCCGCTCGCCGACCGCCCGCTGGTGCTGGTCCTGACCACCTCGGTCGTGGTCGTCACCCTCGTCGTCCAGGGTTTCACCCTCGCCCCGGTGGTCCGCGCCTCCGGCATCGCCCTGGAGCCCGCCCACACCGCGCGCGAGGAGGCCGAGGCCCGCTCCCACCTCGCTCACGCGGGCCTCGCGCGCCTGGAGGAGCTCGCGGAGCTGGAGGTCGTGCCCGAGGTCGTCCTGGACCGCCTGCGCCGGGGCCTGACCGCCCGCCTCGACGACGCCCGCGACCGCCTCTCCCGGAGCGACGGCGGCGTCCCCGCCGAGTCCGCCGACCTGGTCTACCGCCAGCTGCGGCGCGACCTGATCGCCGTCGAGAGCGGCGAACTCCAGCGGCTGTACGACAACCACGCCATCAGTGACACGACGCGCCGCCGGCTGCAGCGGGCCCTGGACCTCGAGGAGGCCCGGCTGTCGGATGTGTGA
- a CDS encoding sensor histidine kinase has translation MTPLGRLRARLGRLPVVTRLVLAVAVTMSLVLTAAAALVYWRVQSALDRQLSDDLAAYRHSLDRAVRVGAALPPGPSGSLCQVLDTHGRVLASSAAVGRRALLTPAERDAAVRGHAVRRDIGSLLPITPDTLRLQAERVRAGTATRVVVAAVRRGHRDEALRELLAQLALASGLTLIAASYVGYRTARAALRPVERYRTAAAALAGGGPNLRLDVPADRDDEITRLGHTLNRMLDRLQASAVRERRFVADASHELRTPLSLLRAEVDVALHRPRSAEELNQTLRSVDAEVQRLIDLSNALLDLEELGSTGRIARAPVRLADLVETAVAPQLRTAERAGRGLTAHAADTVVHVDARWLVPAIGNLVDNALRHADGTVRVTATAHEGRLRLSVTDEGPGFPPEFLPRAFDRFARAETSRTSEGSGLGLAFVQAVAVAHGGAVRAENLGGGAAVTVDVPC, from the coding sequence GTGACTCCGCTCGGCCGGCTGCGTGCCCGGCTGGGCCGGCTGCCCGTCGTCACCCGGCTCGTGCTGGCCGTCGCCGTCACCATGTCCCTCGTCCTGACCGCGGCGGCCGCGCTGGTCTACTGGAGGGTGCAGAGCGCCCTCGACCGCCAGCTCAGCGACGACCTGGCCGCCTACCGGCACAGCCTCGACCGGGCCGTGCGCGTCGGCGCCGCGCTACCACCGGGCCCCAGCGGCAGCCTCTGCCAGGTCCTCGACACCCATGGCCGGGTCCTCGCATCCAGTGCCGCCGTGGGTCGTCGCGCGCTGCTCACTCCCGCCGAACGCGACGCCGCCGTACGCGGACACGCGGTACGCCGTGACATCGGCTCCCTGCTGCCGATCACTCCGGACACGCTGCGCCTGCAGGCCGAGCGGGTCCGGGCCGGCACGGCGACCCGCGTCGTGGTCGCCGCCGTCCGCCGCGGCCACCGTGACGAGGCCCTGCGGGAACTCCTCGCCCAGCTCGCGCTCGCCTCCGGACTGACCCTGATCGCCGCCTCGTACGTCGGCTACCGCACGGCCCGCGCCGCTCTGCGCCCCGTCGAGCGGTACCGCACCGCGGCCGCCGCCCTCGCCGGCGGCGGGCCGAACCTGCGCCTGGACGTGCCCGCCGACCGCGACGACGAGATCACTCGGCTGGGCCACACCCTCAACCGCATGCTCGACCGCCTGCAGGCGTCGGCGGTTCGCGAGCGCCGCTTCGTCGCGGACGCCAGCCACGAGCTGCGCACCCCGCTGTCCCTGCTGCGGGCCGAGGTCGACGTCGCGCTGCACCGGCCCCGCTCCGCCGAGGAGCTCAACCAGACCCTGCGCTCCGTGGACGCGGAGGTCCAGCGCCTGATCGACCTCTCCAACGCCCTGCTGGATCTGGAGGAACTCGGCAGCACCGGCCGCATCGCACGGGCACCGGTACGACTGGCCGACCTGGTCGAAACCGCCGTGGCCCCGCAGCTGCGCACCGCCGAACGGGCCGGGCGGGGCCTGACCGCCCACGCGGCGGACACCGTCGTCCATGTCGACGCCCGCTGGCTGGTGCCCGCCATCGGCAACCTGGTCGACAACGCGCTGCGGCACGCCGACGGGACCGTCCGCGTCACGGCCACCGCCCACGAGGGCCGGCTGCGGCTGTCCGTCACCGACGAGGGGCCGGGCTTCCCGCCCGAGTTCCTGCCGCGCGCCTTCGACCGCTTCGCCCGCGCGGAGACCAGCCGGACGAGCGAGGGATCGGGGCTGGGGCTCGCGTTCGTGCAGGCGGTGGCCGTGGCGCATGGGGGTGCCGTACGGGCGGAGAACCTGGGGGGCGGGGCGGCGGTCACGGTCGACGTGCCGTGCTGA
- a CDS encoding phosphatase PAP2 family protein, which produces MNVLRGIKWPYAVIAVVALAAASFGLLRPQLAALGFPGLKLSATDRIKQSPPPALFADSAIAPIGKSAGAQRQKADALFAQWKKAHGTTRDDKAFAAWAAQQVPAPPAAKQRTAELHQVQALAKTRTAAGKKAAAWLELNGKKDIWKLYLHDQAQLVPAARGNAEKAELKAALTLAKTISDQLAAKDEQPAPYVLDPTLRPDKHLTPGAKGPYSYPSRHAARSAAAVTILSALSPHRAGEYEWMRAQVLYSRLYMAGHVTSDLTAGTLLGDLIGDYELAIGGH; this is translated from the coding sequence ATGAACGTCCTGCGCGGCATCAAATGGCCGTACGCCGTCATCGCGGTGGTCGCCCTGGCCGCCGCCTCCTTCGGCCTGCTGCGACCGCAGCTGGCCGCGCTCGGCTTCCCCGGGCTGAAACTCTCGGCGACCGACCGCATCAAGCAGAGCCCGCCCCCGGCGCTCTTCGCCGACTCCGCGATCGCGCCGATCGGGAAGTCGGCCGGCGCGCAGCGGCAGAAGGCCGACGCCCTCTTCGCCCAGTGGAAGAAGGCGCACGGCACCACCCGCGACGACAAGGCGTTCGCCGCCTGGGCCGCACAGCAGGTCCCCGCGCCGCCCGCGGCGAAGCAGCGCACCGCCGAACTTCACCAGGTCCAGGCCCTCGCCAAGACCCGTACGGCCGCAGGGAAGAAGGCGGCCGCCTGGCTGGAGCTCAACGGCAAGAAGGACATCTGGAAGCTCTACCTCCACGACCAGGCCCAGCTCGTCCCTGCCGCGCGGGGCAACGCGGAGAAGGCCGAGCTCAAGGCGGCCCTGACGCTGGCCAAGACGATCAGCGACCAGCTGGCGGCCAAGGACGAGCAGCCGGCCCCGTACGTCCTGGACCCGACCCTGCGCCCGGACAAGCACCTCACGCCCGGCGCCAAGGGCCCGTACTCCTACCCCTCCCGGCACGCGGCGCGGTCGGCCGCGGCCGTCACCATCCTCAGCGCCCTCTCCCCGCACCGGGCCGGGGAGTACGAGTGGATGCGGGCCCAGGTCCTCTACTCCCGCCTCTACATGGCCGGTCACGTCACCAGTGACCTGACGGCCGGAACCCTGCTCGGCGACCTGATCGGCGACTACGAACTCGCGATCGGCGGGCACTGA
- a CDS encoding APC family permease produces MATTQHPPHTGRLRAWMLEGLSDMGKAGGHTGPHAEPEPPHRGQRWYRVMCLTGVDYFSTLGYQPGIAALAAGLLSPVATLVLVVVTLAGALPVYRRVAEESPHGEGSIAMLERLLSFWKGKLFVLTLLGFAATDFLITITLSAADASTHLIENPHLTHTLHGQQMIITLLLVALLGAVFLKGFLEAIGVAVALVVVYLALNAVVVVVGLWHVLTAGHLVTDWTSALTTQHGTVFAMIGVSLLVFPKLALGLSGFETGVAVMPHVQGDPEDTEEKPTGRIRDTKKLLTAAALIMSVFLIATSFITTVLIPANDFKPGGKANGRALAYLAHEYLGSAFGTVYDLSTIAILWFAGASAMAGLLNLMPRYLPRYGMAPHWARAVRPMVMVFTLVAFLVTWIFDANVDAQGGAYATGVLVLMSSAAIAVTIASRRAGERGWTAAFGAVAAVLLYVTVANVIERPDGVKIGACFIVGIMLVSFLSRLARAFELRVTRIELDAMAERFIRDMSHRRIRFIANKPGRRDQAAYRAKIEQIRADNDIPATEDFVFVEVTVTDPSEFEAGMTVRGEVLHDRYRVLTLEHSSISNALAALLLHARDTTGCTPHIYFEWTEGNPFANFLRFFLFGQGEVAPVTREVLREAEPNRPLRPRVHTG; encoded by the coding sequence ATGGCCACGACCCAACACCCTCCGCATACCGGCCGCCTCCGGGCCTGGATGCTGGAGGGGTTGTCCGACATGGGCAAGGCGGGGGGTCACACCGGCCCGCACGCCGAGCCGGAACCTCCGCACCGGGGCCAGCGCTGGTACCGCGTGATGTGCCTGACCGGCGTCGACTACTTCTCCACCCTCGGCTACCAGCCCGGCATCGCCGCCCTCGCGGCCGGCCTGCTCTCCCCGGTCGCCACCCTCGTCCTCGTCGTCGTCACCCTGGCGGGCGCCCTCCCGGTGTACCGCCGCGTGGCGGAGGAGAGCCCGCACGGCGAGGGCTCCATCGCCATGCTGGAGCGGCTGCTGTCCTTCTGGAAGGGCAAGCTCTTCGTCCTGACCCTGCTGGGTTTCGCCGCCACCGACTTCCTGATCACCATCACCCTGTCGGCCGCCGACGCCTCCACCCACCTCATCGAGAACCCGCATCTGACCCACACCCTGCACGGACAGCAGATGATCATCACCCTGCTGCTGGTGGCGCTGCTGGGCGCGGTGTTCCTCAAGGGTTTCCTGGAGGCGATCGGCGTCGCCGTCGCCCTGGTGGTGGTCTACCTCGCCCTGAACGCCGTGGTCGTGGTGGTCGGGCTGTGGCACGTGCTCACCGCCGGGCACCTGGTCACCGACTGGACCAGCGCCCTGACCACCCAGCACGGCACCGTCTTCGCCATGATCGGCGTGTCCCTGCTGGTCTTCCCCAAACTCGCCCTCGGCCTGTCCGGCTTCGAGACCGGTGTCGCCGTCATGCCGCACGTCCAGGGAGATCCCGAGGACACCGAGGAGAAGCCGACCGGCCGGATCCGGGACACGAAGAAACTGCTGACGGCCGCCGCGCTCATCATGAGCGTGTTCCTGATCGCCACCAGCTTCATCACCACGGTGCTGATCCCGGCGAACGACTTCAAGCCCGGCGGCAAGGCCAACGGCCGCGCGCTGGCCTACCTCGCCCACGAGTACCTCGGCAGCGCCTTCGGCACGGTCTACGACCTGTCCACCATCGCCATCCTGTGGTTCGCCGGCGCCTCCGCGATGGCCGGCCTGCTCAACCTCATGCCCCGCTACCTGCCCCGCTACGGCATGGCCCCGCACTGGGCCCGCGCCGTACGCCCGATGGTCATGGTCTTCACCCTCGTCGCCTTCCTGGTCACCTGGATCTTCGACGCCAACGTCGACGCACAGGGCGGCGCGTACGCCACCGGCGTGCTGGTCCTGATGTCCTCCGCGGCGATCGCCGTGACCATCGCCTCCCGCCGGGCCGGGGAGCGCGGCTGGACCGCGGCCTTCGGCGCCGTCGCCGCGGTCCTGCTCTACGTGACCGTCGCGAACGTCATCGAGCGGCCGGACGGTGTGAAGATCGGCGCCTGCTTCATCGTCGGCATCATGCTCGTCTCCTTCCTGTCCCGGCTGGCCCGCGCCTTCGAGCTGCGTGTGACCCGCATCGAGCTGGACGCCATGGCGGAACGATTCATCCGGGACATGTCGCACCGCCGTATCCGCTTCATCGCGAACAAGCCCGGCCGCCGCGACCAGGCCGCGTACCGCGCCAAGATCGAGCAGATCCGGGCCGACAACGACATCCCGGCCACGGAGGACTTCGTCTTCGTCGAGGTCACGGTCACCGACCCCTCCGAGTTCGAGGCGGGCATGACCGTACGCGGCGAGGTCCTGCACGACCGCTACCGCGTCCTCACCCTCGAGCACTCCTCCATCTCCAACGCCCTGGCGGCGCTGCTCCTGCACGCCCGGGACACGACCGGCTGCACCCCGCACATCTACTTCGAGTGGACCGAGGGCAACCCCTTCGCCAACTTCCTGCGATTCTTCCTCTTCGGCCAGGGCGAGGTCGCCCCCGTCACCCGCGAGGTGCTGCGCGAGGCGGAACCGAACCGGCCCCTGCGCCCCCGCGTGCACACCGGCTGA
- a CDS encoding YeeE/YedE thiosulfate transporter family protein: MRTRGAILLANIITGLTLGYTVSNIGFGDYAELNRMFTFQDLRMLLSFAGAVVIIVCAFALLRVRGTPGRIHAGVIPGAVLFGTGWAISGGCPAIPIVQVAGGYLPALVTIVGVVVGIRLCRWANARYFHLDRGSCGL; the protein is encoded by the coding sequence ATGCGCACCCGGGGCGCGATACTGCTGGCCAACATCATCACCGGCCTCACCCTCGGCTACACCGTCTCCAACATCGGCTTCGGCGACTACGCGGAGCTGAACCGCATGTTCACCTTCCAGGACCTGCGCATGCTCCTCTCCTTCGCCGGTGCCGTCGTGATCATCGTGTGCGCATTCGCTCTGCTGCGGGTCCGCGGGACCCCGGGGCGCATCCATGCCGGCGTGATCCCCGGCGCAGTGCTGTTCGGCACGGGCTGGGCGATCTCCGGAGGGTGCCCGGCAATCCCGATCGTCCAGGTCGCCGGCGGATACCTGCCCGCCCTGGTCACCATCGTCGGCGTCGTCGTCGGCATCCGGTTGTGCCGCTGGGCCAACGCCCGCTACTTCCACCTCGACCGCGGCTCCTGCGGGTTGTGA
- a CDS encoding DUF4956 domain-containing protein codes for MDALVLAAKGITTHIAPTDLLIRGGLDVVALMVLVGLLYRRRPSAPAMPLVLVVLNVGLFAAMGTISAGKFPAGVGFGLFGILSLVRLRSAAFTLRDVAYTFVCLVIALCTGLPQRDSWLVIALDAVVLLAVLLVDDPRAYPPPARTVKLTLDRIYDDPSLIAHDVAFRFGQAPLSVEVDEVDYVRETTRVSARYPAAPGETAGAQDGVPGEPEPGPAADAGPREQVTVG; via the coding sequence ATGGACGCACTGGTGCTCGCCGCCAAGGGCATCACCACACACATCGCCCCCACAGACCTCCTCATACGCGGCGGCCTCGATGTCGTCGCCCTGATGGTCCTGGTCGGCCTGCTCTACCGGCGCCGCCCCAGCGCACCGGCGATGCCGCTGGTCCTGGTCGTGCTGAACGTAGGCCTGTTCGCGGCGATGGGCACGATCAGCGCGGGCAAGTTCCCCGCAGGGGTCGGCTTCGGGCTGTTCGGCATCCTCTCGCTGGTGCGGCTGCGCAGTGCCGCCTTCACCCTGCGCGACGTCGCCTACACCTTCGTGTGCCTGGTCATCGCCCTGTGCACCGGGCTTCCGCAGCGCGACAGCTGGCTGGTGATCGCGCTGGACGCGGTGGTGCTGCTGGCGGTCCTGCTGGTGGACGACCCCCGCGCCTACCCGCCGCCGGCCCGCACGGTGAAGCTGACCCTGGACCGGATCTACGACGACCCCTCCCTGATCGCCCACGACGTCGCGTTCCGCTTCGGACAGGCTCCGCTGTCGGTCGAGGTGGACGAGGTCGACTACGTCCGTGAGACCACCCGCGTCTCCGCCCGCTACCCAGCCGCACCGGGCGAGACCGCCGGCGCCCAGGACGGCGTACCGGGCGAACCCGAACCCGGCCCCGCCGCGGACGCCGGGCCGCGCGAGCAGGTGACCGTCGGATGA